GATCTTTTCCATAAACAACTTCACCTTTCACCTGTTCATATTCACCCAACTCTGGAAATAAACGTTTTTCTAAAGCTAATTTAATCACCCGATTCGGTAAAGCCGTATTTACACCCACCCAAGCTGTTTGATTATCATTAACTTGAATTAACTCTAATGTATAAGCTAACTTGCGGTGAGGATTATCGCTTTTAGAAATTTGTACAGCACTACCAATGGTAGAAACTCCCGTCATTGGACCCGTATTTGGACAATGTGCTGTTACTACCTCTCCAGAATCTAGTTGAACGTCAGCAAAAAACCGCTTGTAGCGTTTGAGTAAAATGCCAGGATAGAGTGTGGGGTAGTTATAGAGCCAATCAATCATTAGTCATAAATAGGTAGAGCATTGATTTATAGTAACTCAATGAAAATACCATGAACAGATCCCCGACTTCTTTTGTTTATTGTGTCCGCAAACCATAAATTGATGTCAGAAGTCGGGGATATTATCACTTTACCTAAATTCTTATCGAAAAAGTCTAA
The DNA window shown above is from Anabaena sp. WA102 and carries:
- the sfsA gene encoding DNA/RNA nuclease SfsA — its product is MIDWLYNYPTLYPGILLKRYKRFFADVQLDSGEVVTAHCPNTGPMTGVSTIGSAVQISKSDNPHRKLAYTLELIQVNDNQTAWVGVNTALPNRVIKLALEKRLFPELGEYEQVKGEVVYGKDRKSRIDFYLTGSAEQRPIYLEVKNATWCQGTLALFPDTETTRGQKHLRELMEVLPASRSVMLYFINRGDCVEFAPGDTTDPVYGQLLREAIKLGLEVLPCRFDISPDGIRYLGLAKLKI